The Centroberyx gerrardi isolate f3 chromosome 12, fCenGer3.hap1.cur.20231027, whole genome shotgun sequence genome has a window encoding:
- the kcnn3 gene encoding small conductance calcium-activated potassium channel protein 3 isoform X4 — protein MYSLALKCLISLSTVILLGLIIAYHAREVQLFVIDNGADDWRIAMTMERVLLIALELLVSAVHPVPGDFKFQWRARLAFSYAPSQAEADLDMVLSVPMFLRLYLIARVMLLHSKLFTDASSRSIGALNKVHFNTRFVMKTLMTICPGTVLLVFSISLWIIAAWTVRVCERSVIDLVYHDAQDVTSNFLGAMWLISITFLSIGYGDMVPHTYCGKGVCLLTGIMGAGCTALVVAVVARKLELTKAEKHVHNFMMDTQLTKRIKNAAANVLRETWLIYKHTKLMKKIDHSRVRKHQRKFLQAIHQLRSVKMEQRKLSDQANTLVDLSKMQSVMYELMSELNDRSEDLERQMLSLEQRVEQLTAGFTALPAHLSATLSAQHAALVHLLRERDVRDSRGGGGGGGSAVVPLSPVPPSTAAPASVCPVQVAAPAPHPAQVPALALESPLTAQPLSPEGSLEASPSPNTCTSSC, from the exons ctgttCGTCATCGACAATGGGGCGGATGACTGGCGCATCGCCATGACGATGGAGCGGGTGCTGCTGATCGCTCTGGAGCTGCTGGTGTCTGCGGTGCATCCGGTGCCAGGGGACTTTAAGTTTCAGTGGCGGGCGCGGCTGGCCTTCTCCTACGCCCCGTCGCAGGCCGAGGCCGACCTGGACATGGTGCTGAGCGTGCCCATGTTCCTGCGCCTCTACCTCATCGCCAGGGTCATGCTGCTGCACAGCAAGCTCTTCACCGACGCCTCCTCCAGGAGTATAGGCGCCCTTAATAAG GTGCACTTTAACACACGGTTTGTGATGAAGACTCTCATGACTATCTGCCCCGGGACGGTGCTGCTGGTCTTCAGCATCTCTCTGTGGATCATCGCTGCCTGGACCGTACGAGTGTGTGAGAGGTCAGTTATAgatttagt GTATCATGATGCCCAGGATGTGACCAGTAACTTCCTGGGGGCCATGTGGCTCATCTCCATCACTTTCTTGTCCATCGGCTATGGAGACATGGTTCCTCACACCTACTGTGGCAAGGGAGTCTGTCTGCTCACTGGAATCATG ggtgcGGGCTGTACAGCTCTGGTGGTTGCCGTGGTAGCCAGGAAGCTGGAGCTGACCAAGGCCGAGAAACATGTGCACAACTTCATGATGGACACACAACTCACCAAGAGG ATAAAGAATGCGGCGGCTAACGTGCTGAGGGAGACCTGGCTCATCTACAAACACACCAAGCTGATGAAGAAGATCGACCATTCCAGAGTCCGCAAACACCAGAGGAAGTTCCTCCAGGCTATACATCA aCTACGTAGTGTGAAAATGGAGCAGAGGAAGCTCAGTGATCAGGCCAACACACTAGTGGACCTCTCGAAG ATGCAGAGTGTGATGTATGAGCTGATGTCGGAGCTCAATGACCGCAGTGAGGACCTGGAGCGCCAGATGCTTTCCCTGGAGCAGAGGGTGGAGCAGCTCACCGCCGGCTTCACCGCCCTGCCCGCCCACCTCTCGGCTACCCTGAGCGCCCAGCACGCCGCCCTGGTCCACCTGCTCCGAGAGAGGGACGTGCGGgacagcaggggaggaggagggggaggaggaagtgcTGTGGTCCCCCTGTCTCCGGTGCCCCCCTCAACCGCAGCTCCAGCCTCGGTGTGTCCCGTCCAGGTCGCCGCTCCGGCCCCGCACCCGGCCCAGGTGCCCGCCTTGGCCCTGGAGTCCCCACTGACGGCCCAGCCGCTGAGCCCAGAGGGGAGCCTGGAGGCCAGTCCCAGCCCCAACACCTGCACCTCCAGCTGCTGA